GTACTTAATCTTGTCCCCAGTGATATATTACCTTCAGTGCTCGAAAGTATTACCTCAGAAGCAAAATTAAATGAAAAAGGGCAAGGTATTGGGTTTATTATTGATATTAAAAAAACGATCGGTATTGCTCACATGACATATGAAGAAAAGGAAAAGGAGGATCTTGACACAATGACAGACACAGTGAATCATGATGGATTTGACCTCATTATCACGATTGTTAATAAAGGAGATGCAAGCAAAGTCATTAATGCTTCTACTAAAGCTGGGGCTGAAGGTGGAACAGTGATTAATGGACGTGGCAGCGGTATTCATGAGAAAGCCAAACTATTATCTATTGCTATTGAGCCTGAAAAAGATGTCGTGCTAACCCTTATTAAAAAATCTAAGACAAAAGACGTTTTATCAGCATTAGAAACAGATGTGAAAATTAACGATCCTGGAAAGGGTATTTCCTTTGTACTTCCAATCGAGCAAACAATCGGCATTCATCATTTAATGGATGATTCAACAGTTAATAATAACTAAAAACGTTATATAAAACGGGCCTTCAATCAGTCGGTGTCTTCGTTCTTCTCACACAGATTGATAGTTACGTGAATTAGGACATTAGCGGCCATTTTCTGTATTAAATCATTCAATCATTCATGCTTATTTCATCTCAACCTTAACATTCATCATTTTATTAAAAAAAGGTTGGGATACATTGGATAGCACTCACTTTCTTTAAACAATAGAACCATCTTCCAACACTGGAGGATGGTTCTAAAAACAGTTTTTACTTAAGCTTCCGAAACAATGGTTAGCTTCTTCTCAGCTTCTGTTCTCGCCTTGGCTTTTGGAGTCGTTTTAATATAACCTACATGTAGTGTTCCAACAACTTTTTCTCCTGGCAATACCCCTATACGCTCGCGAAAACTTGGATGCCAGCTGTAATTATTTGTTTTCCAAACGACTCCAAGTCCTTCTTCCCATGCAAGGAGCTGGAAATTTTGAATAAGCGCTGCTGTTGCAGCAAAGTCTTCTTCCCATTGTTTTTGGCGCGGATCTTCGTCCATCACAACGACAATGTGAATAGGAATTAACATATAGTAGTCATACATTTTTTTTCCGTATTTCTCTCTTTGTTCAGGGGTAGACCCTTCACTCACAGCTTCAGCAAATACTTTCCTTCCCTCACCATGAAAGAGAATAAATCGCCATGGTTCCCTAAATCCATGATTTGGTGCCCAGACTGCATCGTTCAATAATCGTTTAATATCTTCCAAAGCTACAGCATCAGCCTTAAAGTCTCGAATGGTTCTTCTTTCACGTATTATCGCTGCTAACTGGCTTTTTTTATGGCTATCTTCCATTATTTAACCACTCCTTTTACATAATTAAGATTTAACAACTGTTATTTATGTTCGCTACAACCTAGCACCTTGTTATTAGTCCACTTTAATAAGCAGGTAAATAAAGTATGGAGCGCCAAGAGCAGACACAACGAGCCCAACAGGGATCTCTGACGGTGCGAGTAAATTCCGACCAATCATATCTGCAATCGATAAAAGGAGCGCCCCCATTAAAGCAGAGGCTGGTAATAAAAGTTGGTGTTTAGCCCCGACAAGCCGACGGGCTAAATGAGGAGATACGAGTCCGAGAAACGAAATCCCTCCTCCTACAGCCACACATGAGCCAGCTAA
The DNA window shown above is from Salipaludibacillus agaradhaerens and carries:
- a CDS encoding P-II family nitrogen regulator; protein product: MTNVQKDHKLLVTIIKKGKAKKIMKAAKSSGAEGGTILFGSGRGIRERAKIFGLDALYEKELVLNLVPSDILPSVLESITSEAKLNEKGQGIGFIIDIKKTIGIAHMTYEEKEKEDLDTMTDTVNHDGFDLIITIVNKGDASKVINASTKAGAEGGTVINGRGSGIHEKAKLLSIAIEPEKDVVLTLIKKSKTKDVLSALETDVKINDPGKGISFVLPIEQTIGIHHLMDDSTVNNN
- a CDS encoding nitroreductase family protein — protein: MEDSHKKSQLAAIIRERRTIRDFKADAVALEDIKRLLNDAVWAPNHGFREPWRFILFHGEGRKVFAEAVSEGSTPEQREKYGKKMYDYYMLIPIHIVVVMDEDPRQKQWEEDFAATAALIQNFQLLAWEEGLGVVWKTNNYSWHPSFRERIGVLPGEKVVGTLHVGYIKTTPKAKARTEAEKKLTIVSEA